In Rhizobium sp. ZPR4, a genomic segment contains:
- a CDS encoding efflux RND transporter permease subunit — translation MNISEPFVKRPVGTTLLAIGLMILGIVAYRFLPVASLPTVDLPTIVVSASRPGADPASMAASVAAPLERHLGTIAGITQLTSVSSLGSSSIIAQFDLSRSVDGAAQDVQAALNAAATDLPGDLPTLPSFRKINPAAAPVLILALTSDNVPASAIYDAADTVVVQRISQVDGVGGVTVSGADQPAVRVRLDPDRLSAMGLSLDAVRTAIVNASVLGPFGSIDGAGGAFSLAVNSQLRTPEAYGRIIVQSGDGTAVRLSDIATVEPGVRNSRSDAWYDGKPAVLLNITKQADANVIATVDGVKQLIPELQRLIPAGVKISILSDRTTTIHASVNDMQWTLLATICLVMAVVFVFLRRATPTVAAGVTVPLSLAGTFAAMWLFGLSIDNLSLMALAVSVGFVVDDAIVMIENIYANLETGMKPMRAALEGAKQIGFTVVSISLSLLAAFIPLFFMGGIVGRFFQTFSLTLGFTIVVSTLVSLTLTPMICGHRLRQHDVDARPGLFGRVVEGTLGAITGFYGRTLRAVLHHRVLSVLVIIGCVVMSGYLYVKVPKGFIPQDDTGFIQGGTQAATDISYPAMVKLQQQAADIASKDPAVSGLGSSVGGGGFSSSINRGQLYISLKPESERASTAEVIDRLRKQLMAVPGLSTFLFSPGDIRAGARQSQSQYQFTIWGANYDELVEWAPKLLERLQALPGLTDVATDRQPNGLQATVNIDRSLASQLGVNIESIDSALNNAFAQRQISTIYTQRNQYRVVLEADPNYALDPHDISKLYVPASGGTQVPLSAVASIDRTLAPLVVNHQGQYPSVTISYNLALNTPLQVANDAIQKAVLDMHLPDTLHADFAGDAASVTQSSGSQPLLLLAALLTVYIVLGILYESLAHPLTIISTLPSAGLGALLALAISGTELTIIAFIGIILLIGIVKKNGIMMVDFALQGERTLGLSSEEAIYQACLKRFRPILMTTLAALMGAIPLIIATGPGSELRRPLGITIVGGLVVSQVLTLYTTPIIYLMLAKLHAKWSPKPQPAAPVPASSS, via the coding sequence ATGAACATCTCCGAGCCGTTCGTCAAACGCCCTGTCGGGACGACGCTTCTGGCGATCGGGCTGATGATCCTTGGTATCGTTGCCTATCGTTTCCTGCCTGTCGCGAGCCTGCCGACCGTGGACCTACCGACGATCGTCGTCTCCGCCAGCCGTCCAGGCGCCGATCCCGCCAGCATGGCGGCAAGCGTCGCGGCGCCGCTCGAACGTCATCTCGGCACCATTGCCGGCATCACGCAATTGACGTCGGTCAGCTCGCTCGGGTCGAGCAGTATCATCGCGCAATTCGATCTCTCGCGCAGCGTCGATGGCGCTGCCCAGGATGTGCAGGCGGCTCTGAACGCGGCGGCGACGGACCTGCCAGGCGATCTGCCGACATTGCCATCCTTCCGCAAGATCAACCCGGCCGCGGCACCCGTCCTGATCCTGGCGCTGACATCCGACAACGTTCCTGCGAGCGCCATCTATGATGCGGCCGACACGGTGGTCGTGCAGCGCATTTCGCAGGTGGATGGCGTCGGTGGCGTTACCGTCAGCGGCGCCGATCAGCCGGCGGTGCGCGTCAGGCTCGACCCCGATCGGCTCTCGGCCATGGGCCTGTCGCTCGACGCCGTCCGCACGGCGATCGTCAATGCCAGCGTGCTCGGACCGTTCGGTTCCATTGATGGAGCCGGAGGAGCTTTCTCCCTCGCCGTGAACAGCCAGTTGCGGACGCCGGAGGCCTACGGGCGGATCATCGTGCAGAGCGGCGACGGCACCGCCGTACGCCTCTCCGATATCGCCACCGTCGAGCCCGGCGTGCGCAACAGCCGCTCGGATGCCTGGTATGACGGCAAGCCGGCCGTGTTGCTCAACATCACCAAGCAGGCGGATGCGAACGTCATCGCCACCGTCGATGGCGTCAAGCAGCTGATCCCGGAGCTGCAGCGGCTCATTCCCGCCGGCGTCAAAATATCGATCCTTTCCGACCGCACCACGACGATCCATGCCAGCGTCAACGACATGCAGTGGACGCTGCTTGCCACCATCTGCCTGGTCATGGCCGTCGTCTTCGTGTTCCTGCGGCGCGCGACGCCGACTGTCGCTGCCGGTGTCACCGTGCCGCTGTCGCTTGCCGGCACTTTTGCCGCGATGTGGCTCTTCGGGCTGTCGATCGACAATCTCTCGCTGATGGCGCTTGCCGTCTCCGTCGGCTTCGTCGTCGACGACGCCATCGTCATGATCGAGAATATCTATGCCAATCTCGAAACCGGCATGAAGCCGATGCGGGCGGCGCTCGAAGGGGCGAAGCAGATCGGCTTCACGGTGGTTTCGATCAGCCTGTCGCTGCTCGCCGCCTTCATTCCGCTGTTCTTCATGGGCGGCATCGTCGGCCGCTTCTTCCAGACCTTCTCATTGACGCTCGGCTTCACCATCGTCGTTTCGACGCTGGTGTCGCTGACGCTGACGCCGATGATCTGCGGCCATCGCCTGCGCCAGCATGATGTTGATGCCCGGCCCGGCCTGTTCGGCCGCGTCGTCGAGGGCACGTTGGGCGCCATTACCGGCTTTTATGGCCGCACGCTGCGGGCGGTGCTGCATCACCGAGTGTTGTCGGTGCTCGTCATCATCGGCTGCGTGGTCATGTCGGGCTATCTCTACGTCAAGGTTCCGAAGGGCTTCATCCCGCAGGACGACACCGGCTTCATCCAGGGCGGAACGCAGGCGGCGACCGACATCTCCTATCCCGCCATGGTCAAGCTGCAGCAGCAGGCGGCGGATATCGCTTCGAAAGACCCGGCTGTTTCTGGCCTCGGCTCCTCCGTCGGCGGCGGCGGTTTTTCCAGTTCCATCAATCGCGGCCAGCTTTATATCTCGCTGAAGCCGGAATCGGAGCGGGCGTCGACGGCCGAGGTCATAGACCGGCTCCGCAAGCAGCTGATGGCTGTTCCAGGCCTCAGCACGTTCCTGTTTTCGCCCGGCGATATCCGGGCCGGCGCCCGCCAGTCGCAGTCGCAGTATCAGTTCACGATCTGGGGCGCGAACTATGACGAGCTGGTGGAATGGGCGCCCAAGTTGCTGGAGCGCCTGCAGGCGCTTCCGGGATTGACCGATGTTGCGACCGACAGGCAGCCCAACGGCCTGCAGGCGACCGTCAATATCGATCGCAGCCTCGCTTCCCAGCTTGGCGTCAACATTGAGTCCATCGATTCGGCGCTCAACAACGCCTTCGCGCAGCGGCAGATCTCGACGATCTATACGCAGCGCAATCAGTATCGTGTCGTGCTGGAGGCGGATCCCAACTATGCGCTCGATCCGCATGATATTTCCAAGCTCTACGTGCCAGCGTCTGGCGGCACGCAGGTGCCGCTGAGCGCGGTGGCGTCGATCGACCGGACGCTGGCGCCGCTGGTGGTCAATCACCAGGGCCAATATCCCTCCGTCACCATCTCCTACAATCTGGCGCTCAATACACCGCTGCAGGTGGCGAACGATGCCATCCAGAAGGCGGTGCTGGACATGCATCTGCCCGACACGCTGCATGCGGATTTTGCCGGCGATGCGGCGAGCGTCACGCAATCGTCCGGCAGCCAGCCGCTGCTGCTGCTGGCGGCATTGCTGACTGTTTATATCGTTCTCGGCATTCTCTACGAAAGCCTGGCGCATCCGCTGACGATCATCTCGACGCTGCCGTCTGCCGGCCTCGGTGCGCTGCTTGCACTCGCCATCAGCGGTACCGAACTAACGATCATCGCCTTCATCGGCATCATCCTCTTGATCGGCATCGTCAAGAAGAACGGCATCATGATGGTAGATTTTGCGCTGCAGGGCGAGCGTACGCTCGGTCTGTCTTCGGAGGAGGCGATCTATCAGGCATGCCTCAAGCGTTTCCGGCCGATCCTGATGACGACGCTTGCCGCCTTGATGGGCGCCATTCCGCTGATCATCGCGACCGGTCCGGGCTCGGAGCTGCGCCGCCCGCTCGGCATCACCATCGTCGGCGGTCTTGTCGTCTCGCAGGTGCTGACGCTCTATACGACGCCGATCATCTATCTGATGCTTGCCAAGCTACATGCGAAATGGTCGCCGAAGCCGCAGCCTGCCGCGCCGGTTCCGGCTTCCTCAAGCTGA
- a CDS encoding efflux RND transporter permease subunit, with product MNVSSLFISRPIATSLLGVAVLLGGILGFLFLPVAPLPQVDFPTIQVTTQLPGADPDTMAALVTAPLERPLGQIPSLASMTSSSAFGISRITLQFDLGRDIDGAAQDVQAAINAAGSTLPRTLPYPPTYSKVNPADTPIVTLALRSNSYSIRELSDFADTMMAQRLSEVSGVGDVNIQGGVKPAIRIQVDLPRLASYGLALEDIRSAITNASVAGAKGSLDGTQQSFTLAANDQIVDPNVYRSVIIAYRNSAPVQLKDVATVVEGLENNRVGAWYQGQPAVILDIMRQPGANVIQTVENVLKQIPKLKQAMPAGVSLDIVNDRTETIRASIHDVQWTLVISIGLVILVVLLFLRTMTATFIAGVALPLSLIATFGVMWFAGFSLDNLSLMALTIGTGFVVDDAIVMIENIARHIEEGEHPMQAALKGAGEIGFTIISLTVSLVAVFIPLLFMTGIVGRMFREFALTLTIAVVVSAIVSLTLTPMMCARILRKPKEREGGFLAGADRFTDWMIEGYRRSLVWAVDRSALMLVITVLTLIATIALYVVIPKGFLPAQDTGLITAVIEAEPTTSFETMKQIQADVADRLRKDQDVSGVVSVIGASASNLTLNTGNLSLVLKPRSQRNASADQIIDRMRGEVTGMPGIHVTFQSVRDISISTRASRAPYQYTLTGTDTNTVVDWSQKLAQRLQESPKLIDVSSEVEMGGGRIFVDVNRETASRLGVSMQAVSDTLNDAFGQRQIATIYGQANQYRVILEAAPQYQSDPKSLDKLYVAGASDTQVPLNAFTTATFTTAPLVISHDEQFPAVTLSFDLAKGASLSDAVAEIKAAELDIGMPDNIQRKYSGDAEEFASSLAGEPWLILAAVVTIYIVLGLLYESAVHPVTILSTLPSAGVGALLALMLFGQDLSIIALIGIVLLMGIVKKNAIMMIDFALEAERKEGLEPREAILKASILRFRPIMMTTLAALFGALPLALAQGTGAELRIPLGITIIGGLVLSQLLTLYTTPVIYLAFERLRAKVVGRTSGMPSAEMNDLAGGET from the coding sequence ATGAACGTCTCGTCGCTCTTCATCTCCAGGCCGATCGCCACCTCGCTTCTCGGGGTAGCGGTTTTGTTGGGCGGCATTCTCGGCTTCCTGTTCCTGCCGGTCGCGCCGTTGCCGCAGGTGGATTTTCCGACGATCCAGGTGACGACGCAGCTTCCAGGCGCCGATCCCGACACGATGGCGGCGCTGGTGACGGCACCTCTGGAGCGACCGCTCGGACAGATCCCGTCGCTCGCCTCCATGACCTCGTCGAGCGCCTTCGGCATCAGCCGGATTACGCTGCAATTCGACCTCGGTCGCGATATCGATGGCGCCGCGCAGGATGTTCAGGCGGCGATCAACGCAGCCGGCTCGACCTTGCCGCGCACGCTTCCCTATCCGCCGACCTATTCGAAGGTGAACCCGGCCGATACGCCGATTGTGACGCTGGCCCTGCGTTCCAACAGCTATTCGATCCGCGAGCTCAGCGATTTCGCCGATACGATGATGGCCCAGCGCCTGAGCGAAGTGTCGGGGGTTGGTGACGTCAACATCCAGGGCGGCGTCAAGCCGGCCATCCGCATCCAGGTGGACCTGCCTCGCCTCGCCTCCTATGGGCTCGCTCTGGAAGATATCCGGTCGGCTATCACCAATGCCAGCGTTGCCGGCGCCAAGGGCTCGCTCGACGGCACGCAGCAGAGCTTCACGCTCGCGGCCAACGACCAGATCGTCGATCCCAATGTCTACAGATCCGTCATCATCGCCTATCGCAATAGTGCGCCGGTGCAATTGAAGGACGTCGCAACGGTCGTCGAGGGGCTGGAGAACAATCGCGTCGGCGCCTGGTATCAGGGCCAGCCCGCCGTCATTCTCGATATCATGCGCCAGCCAGGCGCCAACGTCATCCAGACGGTCGAGAATGTGCTGAAGCAGATTCCGAAGCTGAAGCAAGCCATGCCGGCCGGCGTTTCCCTTGATATCGTCAACGACCGCACCGAGACGATCCGGGCCTCGATCCATGACGTGCAATGGACGCTGGTCATCAGCATCGGTCTCGTCATCCTCGTGGTGCTGTTGTTCCTGCGGACGATGACGGCAACCTTCATTGCCGGCGTGGCGCTGCCGCTGTCGCTGATCGCGACCTTCGGCGTCATGTGGTTCGCCGGCTTCAGCCTCGACAATCTCTCGCTCATGGCGCTGACCATCGGCACCGGCTTCGTCGTCGACGACGCCATCGTCATGATCGAGAATATCGCCCGCCATATCGAGGAGGGCGAACATCCGATGCAGGCGGCGCTGAAGGGCGCCGGCGAGATCGGCTTCACGATCATTTCGCTGACGGTCTCGCTGGTTGCCGTCTTCATTCCGCTGCTCTTCATGACCGGTATTGTCGGGCGCATGTTCCGCGAATTCGCGCTGACGCTGACCATCGCCGTGGTCGTGTCGGCGATCGTTTCGTTGACGCTGACGCCGATGATGTGCGCGCGCATCCTGCGCAAGCCCAAGGAGCGTGAAGGCGGCTTCCTGGCCGGTGCCGACCGCTTCACGGACTGGATGATCGAAGGCTATCGGCGCAGCCTCGTCTGGGCCGTGGATCGCAGTGCGCTGATGCTCGTTATCACGGTGCTGACGCTGATAGCGACGATCGCGCTCTATGTCGTCATCCCCAAGGGCTTCTTGCCGGCGCAGGACACCGGCCTCATCACCGCCGTCATCGAGGCCGAGCCGACGACATCCTTCGAGACCATGAAGCAGATCCAGGCTGATGTGGCCGACCGGCTGCGCAAGGATCAGGATGTCAGCGGCGTGGTTTCCGTTATTGGCGCCAGCGCCAGCAATCTGACGCTGAATACCGGCAATCTCAGCCTGGTCTTGAAGCCGCGCAGCCAGCGCAACGCCTCCGCCGATCAGATCATCGACAGGATGCGCGGCGAGGTGACAGGCATGCCCGGCATCCACGTCACCTTCCAGAGCGTGCGCGACATCTCGATCAGCACCAGGGCCAGCCGCGCGCCCTACCAATATACCCTGACGGGCACGGACACGAACACAGTGGTCGATTGGTCGCAGAAGCTCGCCCAGCGCCTGCAGGAGAGCCCGAAGCTCATCGATGTCTCCTCCGAAGTTGAAATGGGCGGCGGTCGTATCTTCGTCGATGTCAATCGCGAGACTGCCTCACGGCTCGGCGTGTCGATGCAGGCTGTCAGCGATACGCTGAACGACGCCTTCGGCCAGCGGCAGATCGCGACGATCTACGGCCAGGCCAACCAGTACCGCGTCATCCTCGAGGCGGCACCGCAATATCAGTCGGATCCGAAATCGCTCGACAAGCTCTATGTCGCTGGCGCGAGCGACACGCAGGTGCCGCTGAATGCCTTCACGACCGCGACCTTCACGACGGCGCCGCTGGTCATCAGTCATGACGAGCAGTTCCCGGCCGTGACCCTCAGCTTCGATCTTGCCAAGGGAGCGTCGCTCAGCGACGCCGTCGCTGAGATCAAGGCGGCGGAACTGGATATCGGCATGCCCGACAATATCCAGCGCAAGTATTCGGGCGATGCCGAGGAATTCGCCTCGTCGCTTGCCGGCGAGCCCTGGCTGATTCTGGCGGCTGTCGTGACGATCTATATCGTGCTCGGCCTGCTCTATGAGAGCGCCGTCCATCCCGTGACAATCCTGTCGACGCTGCCTTCGGCCGGCGTCGGCGCGCTGCTGGCGCTGATGCTGTTCGGGCAGGATCTGTCGATCATCGCCCTGATCGGCATCGTGCTCCTGATGGGTATCGTCAAGAAGAATGCGATCATGATGATCGACTTCGCGCTGGAGGCGGAGCGCAAGGAAGGTCTCGAGCCGCGCGAGGCCATTTTGAAAGCCTCGATCCTGCGTTTCCGGCCGATCATGATGACGACGCTCGCAGCCCTTTTCGGCGCCCTGCCGCTGGCGCTCGCCCAGGGCACGGGCGCCGAGCTGCGCATTCCGCTTGGGATCACCATCATCGGCGGTCTCGTGCTCTCGCAGCTCCTGACGCTTTATACGACGCCGGTGATCTATCTCGCCTTCGAGCGCCTGCGCGCCAAGGTCGTCGGCCGCACCAGCGGCATGCCAAGCGCTGAGATGAACGACTTGGCGGGTGGCGAGACATGA
- a CDS encoding efflux RND transporter periplasmic adaptor subunit, translating into MARTFRVVVWLAVIGAVGYGAYATRDRWLAPAEKLLGYQNAAAPGEQAQGGRRGGQGQGGGGRRSMSQFSGPVPVLAADATTADVPVYINGVGSVKALNTVTVRAQVNGRIVEINFVEGQDIKKGDIIARIDDSVYKAQLDQAIAKKAQDEALLAGAQRDLVRYQLMVKSASGTQQQVDTQTSLVAQYTAQVQVDVASIESAQATLDYTTIRAAFDGRTGIRNVDVGNLVSSSDTTGIVTLSQIKPISVLFSIPQQQLARINAASAAGTLAVQAMGNDGETVVDNGSLGVVDNQVDPTTGTVKLKANFPNDKLALWPGAFVNARLLVETLKGVTVIPSGAVQRGPNGTFVYIIGQDQTVAMKPVKVRQQDDTLAVIADGVSPGDKVVTTGFARLQNGSKVQISANPDQASPAAPSTDNNGQPVAENDSQNSGAGTANASERPHRRHNGQGGQGGQGGAGGHNGHRGQDGQPAAGGAQGADTGNGSASNNSSAAPTQQQ; encoded by the coding sequence ATGGCTCGGACATTTCGGGTCGTGGTGTGGCTGGCGGTAATCGGCGCTGTGGGATACGGTGCCTATGCGACCCGCGATCGTTGGCTTGCGCCGGCAGAAAAGCTGCTTGGCTATCAGAACGCTGCTGCACCCGGGGAGCAAGCCCAGGGTGGACGCCGTGGCGGCCAGGGGCAGGGCGGTGGCGGACGGCGCAGCATGTCGCAGTTCAGCGGGCCGGTTCCTGTGCTGGCTGCCGATGCGACGACGGCGGACGTGCCTGTCTACATCAATGGCGTGGGTTCGGTGAAGGCGCTGAATACCGTGACGGTGCGTGCGCAGGTCAATGGACGAATCGTCGAAATCAATTTCGTCGAGGGCCAGGATATCAAGAAGGGCGACATCATCGCCCGTATCGACGATTCCGTCTATAAGGCACAGCTCGACCAGGCAATCGCCAAGAAGGCGCAGGATGAAGCCTTGCTCGCGGGCGCCCAGCGCGATCTCGTCCGCTATCAGCTGATGGTGAAGAGCGCCTCCGGCACACAGCAGCAGGTCGACACGCAGACGTCATTGGTGGCGCAATATACCGCGCAGGTCCAGGTGGACGTGGCGTCCATCGAAAGTGCGCAGGCAACACTCGATTATACGACGATCAGAGCGGCCTTCGATGGGCGCACCGGCATTCGCAACGTCGATGTCGGCAATCTCGTCAGCTCGTCCGACACGACCGGTATCGTGACGCTCTCGCAGATCAAGCCGATCTCCGTGCTGTTTTCCATTCCGCAGCAGCAGCTTGCCCGCATCAACGCGGCAAGTGCGGCTGGGACGCTTGCCGTTCAGGCCATGGGCAATGATGGCGAGACGGTGGTCGATAATGGTTCGCTTGGCGTTGTCGACAATCAGGTGGATCCCACCACCGGCACGGTCAAGCTGAAGGCGAATTTCCCCAACGACAAGCTGGCGCTGTGGCCCGGCGCCTTCGTTAATGCCCGCCTGCTCGTCGAGACGCTGAAGGGCGTCACCGTCATTCCGAGCGGTGCCGTGCAGCGCGGACCGAACGGCACCTTCGTCTATATCATCGGCCAGGATCAGACCGTTGCGATGAAGCCGGTGAAGGTGCGCCAGCAGGACGATACGCTCGCCGTCATCGCCGATGGCGTCTCGCCTGGCGACAAGGTGGTGACAACAGGCTTCGCGCGGCTTCAGAATGGATCGAAGGTGCAGATTTCGGCCAATCCGGATCAGGCGTCGCCGGCTGCTCCCTCAACCGACAACAACGGGCAGCCGGTCGCTGAAAACGACTCGCAGAATAGCGGCGCTGGTACTGCAAATGCGAGCGAACGCCCGCATCGCCGCCACAATGGCCAGGGTGGTCAAGGTGGTCAGGGCGGTGCCGGCGGTCACAATGGCCATCGCGGCCAGGATGGTCAGCCTGCCGCCGGTGGCGCGCAAGGTGCGGATACGGGCAACGGCTCGGCCTCCAACAATTCCTCCGCCGCGCCGACACAGCAACAATGA
- a CDS encoding RHE_PE00001 family protein: MRYDLTALPLATLLPAIVKAEDMLARLDERVLRHAVADGFRERGHFFDAAGALWVGGELVHVEDLVLHDARMDTRTPTHELTIAHAVLRSRRRLWTADPSWGLEAAGLAVLRGDVGEAEDAIVPRSTPAETMELDEPESEEDDFGVDFAEIDAILARSDKILNGGILEARQPTVDVDDPLALIRDEDWDEDERLESWRAVIREADLLPAALGAAVLFDAWERIEPLRRQHWLGGLLVSAYLRSRGKVTSHLFCLNVGLKAVRHDRRRAPDRITRLIAFLEAMALSADSGLKELDRLSLARLQMELRLKDRRSNSSLPEVIDIVLSRPIVSAKMIARHVGVTSRGALNLVSELGLREMTGRGRYRGWGVL, translated from the coding sequence ATGCGATATGATCTGACCGCGCTCCCCCTTGCCACGCTTCTGCCTGCCATCGTCAAGGCGGAAGATATGCTGGCGCGGCTGGATGAGCGTGTCCTCAGGCACGCGGTGGCGGATGGCTTTCGCGAGCGCGGGCACTTTTTCGATGCCGCCGGCGCGCTTTGGGTCGGCGGCGAACTGGTGCATGTGGAGGATCTCGTCCTGCACGATGCGCGCATGGATACGCGCACCCCGACGCATGAACTGACCATCGCCCACGCGGTGCTGCGCAGCCGGCGGCGCCTCTGGACCGCCGATCCCTCCTGGGGCCTGGAGGCGGCCGGTCTTGCCGTGCTGCGCGGTGACGTCGGCGAGGCCGAGGACGCGATTGTGCCGCGCTCGACGCCTGCAGAAACTATGGAACTCGACGAGCCGGAGAGCGAAGAGGACGATTTCGGTGTCGATTTTGCCGAGATCGACGCCATCCTCGCTCGATCCGACAAGATCCTGAATGGCGGCATTCTGGAAGCCCGGCAGCCAACCGTTGATGTTGACGATCCCCTCGCACTCATCCGTGATGAGGATTGGGATGAGGACGAGCGGCTGGAGAGCTGGCGCGCCGTCATCCGCGAGGCGGATCTGCTGCCGGCGGCTCTCGGCGCGGCGGTGCTCTTCGATGCCTGGGAGCGGATCGAGCCGCTGCGGCGGCAGCACTGGCTCGGCGGCTTGCTGGTCAGCGCCTATCTGCGCAGCCGCGGCAAGGTCACGTCGCATCTCTTCTGCCTGAATGTCGGCCTGAAGGCCGTCCGGCACGATCGTCGGCGCGCGCCGGATCGCATCACGCGGCTGATAGCCTTTCTGGAGGCCATGGCGCTCTCGGCCGATTCCGGGCTGAAGGAGCTGGATCGCCTGTCTCTCGCTAGGCTGCAGATGGAATTGCGGCTCAAGGATCGGCGATCGAACAGCAGCCTGCCCGAGGTGATCGATATCGTGCTGTCGCGGCCGATCGTTTCGGCGAAGATGATCGCGCGCCATGTCGGCGTCACCTCCAGGGGCGCGCTCAACCTGGTGTCCGAACTCGGCCTGCGCGAAATGACCGGCCGTGGCCGCTATCGCGGATGGGGCGTACTTTGA